TCCTCATGAAAAGGGTTTTCAGCATCGGGGGAGAGATCGGATAATGTCTGCTTCTTCGGAGATTCTCCATCAAGTGGGATTATAGACTGACCGTTGTTTTCAGACGGTTCGAGCCCAAGGTGAATGGCAAGTCGTCTAACATCTTTCCCTGATCCATGGCTGGCTGTTGTCCAGAGCTTCTTCGCGACCGAGGGTGAAATCGAATTCACTTTCAACAGATAATCTCGAGAAACCCGACTGGTAGACACAAGTTTATCAGGTTCTTGGATTCCAAATGCCGTGATAGTCTCTACCAGGAATATCGAACGCTGCTCTAGGTCGTAGGAAACACTGCTGCGAATGAACTTGAGAAGTCTCCAATAGTCGCTTAGTAAGACTCCCCCTTTTCGGGTATCTGTTGTGGGCACGGTCTCTGGAATTTGATTTCTTGTAGCGAGATAGAGAAATACCTGCTGCATTAAATACCAAGGAAATCGTGTACCGGACCTAGATTTCGTAATGAATGCAGAGACTATAGACTTTGCTTCTCTGACAAGCCTTTCATGGTATTTCTCAATGGAAACCTCGCTTGGCAGAGAATCAACTTCTACATCTGGGACCATACCGGTTTCCGTCGCTCCTACTCGAAAGAGTTCCGCAAGGCAATAAAGCATGATCTCCCGTCTCGACCCTCGAGTTTCTGGCGATTTCCAGCCTTGTCGGAGCAATTGTAGTACTTTATCCAAGAACTGGTGACTTGGATAGAAATCAAGAGCAATACGAAGTAAGCGTACATGCCCTGGATTCCTTATCCACTCACCAATGAGTAGAGATGAAAAGGCTTTCCCCCTTTCATCCAATTGAGATTTCGTAAGTGCAAAGTTCGGGACAGATTCCGTGGTATCCTGGTCTTCATCCATGGATTCAGGAATTTCCTCATCCGGTAAAAGCGGCCGCAGGGAGCGAAACGTGCGTCTCATCCTCCCGGCGGCGAAGCGCGCTACCGTTTCATCCGGCATGTCGGGAACCCCGTCCAGAGTTTCATCGAGTTTACCTATTTCCGAAGTAGCGTAGTGCTGCTGTCTGTAGAAGAAGCTTTCTATGGCACCGATTAATTCGGTTCCGAGGGTTGCGTCAAATACACCGGAAGCCCGTTTCTGAATCCGCGCAGCTTCTTGCGATTGTTTAACGAGCAGACGATTTTCTCTGGTCTCGATTGTTGCGGTAGTCTTTTCATCGTCCGGAATTTCAAGACCGTGTGCCTCCGAAGAAAGAAGATCATTCATCGTCCTGATTACGTGTTGTCGTACATCTTCTTCGTTAATTGACAAACTCGTAGGAAAACTCATGACCAGTCGAAAATCGTCCACGTAGTAACAGATATCTTCCAGATACAATTGTTCCAATTCAGTTACATCACCTAGTTTCTGTTGAACGAGTTTCTTTTTAAGTATTTGATCCAAATCGATAAGTGCGATGTTCGCGAAGAACCCACTGGCCACGAGTCCCTGCGGAAGAACCACCTCCATAAATCCATCATCGATGTCATTCGCTTCGGCATACCTTAGTGCTCTGTCTCGATCCGAGAAATGCCAGCGCCAATTCAAAACACGTTCAGCAAGATCGAAGAAAGAACTTTCATCCGATGATTCTTGAAACTCTCGTAGTTTTGGGTGCAACATTGAGGGACGCACCCGATCATAGAATTTCGATAAATCGGATTGAACTACCGCGACATCCAAGTCCTTGTTTTCACGCGACTTCAATTCGTTCTTTACGTGCCTTGGTCGCTCCAGAAACTTCCTATAGTCTTGGAAATAGCCGCGGTACAGTTTAGAACTTCCCCAGCGGTTCCTCAGGTTGGATTCCCCGACTTTATCGCAAAGTAGCCTGTGGCCGTACGCGAGGATCTTTTTTCGATTATTGCCCCTTGTCACGTCCAGACGGGGGTCACCAAGCCTAGTCTCAACTCGGTCCGCAAGGCAGAGCAAAATAGCAGTCGCCACAACCTGATCTCCCAGATCAACGTGCGCAAGTGGACGGATGTAGTCCTTTTTCCTCTGATCCTTCTGACTCATAGGATTTGATTTTGACCTTATCTTCTTTACCCTTTCCGGTCTCCATCTTTCGTTCTCGTCGATCTCCCATCGTTGGTTCTTTGGAGCGGGTACGAACCTCAAGGGTCGAGGTTCCCACTGATCTGGCTTCTGCAGACGAGCCTGTACTTCACCTAGGAACGAGGATACGCGCAATGATTGCATATCGATCCCAAGAGTATCGGCGTACCAGCTATGAGACCGCAGATAGGAAGATGTTTTCTTCCAAGCCTGCATCAGGACACATTCCATTCCGAGGTCCCTGAGGGTTGGTCTTAAAGTCTGTTGCATGCCACTTGCCCTTAAAGGTGCGCTAGCGACTAGAATGGTTTAGCACTCTCAATTGGCTTATTGTGTTTTATCCCTTAGGACCGAATTGAGATCAGCTTGCCTATGTCACAATAACCGCTGAATACGGCTTTCTAAATTCCGATCGATTGCGCTGAGAAAGACGGTAGTGTTTTGCCGTGGTTTCTAAGCAACCAGTCTGTCGGCTTTCCACGGTCAAATCGCTATATTGCCTCCTTAAGGTAATAACTTCGTAACAGCGGATATTTGATGTAATATCGAACTATTACTTTCCAATCTGCTGGTACGATAGGACATTCGTTGACATAGATCGACTGGTACCGCACCCGTTTAAAAACGAATCAAGAATTGAGATTGCGTTCGCACTACCACCTAAGTCGCTTACTATATGTATATCGCGATGGCTCAAATTTACCATAATGCGCGAACTCGATCATTCTGACACATCCAAATACGATTTCGTGCAAGAATTCCACACTTACCAAGGGCATCTTAAAACTTCGTTGTTCTTCGATTAGGAAGTATCTCCAGTCGAACGAACCAATGTAATCATCACCTATCTTGTTTGGGTCGCCATCCAGATTTGTA
The window above is part of the Gemmatimonadota bacterium genome. Proteins encoded here:
- a CDS encoding RNA-directed DNA polymerase, with translation MQQTLRPTLRDLGMECVLMQAWKKTSSYLRSHSWYADTLGIDMQSLRVSSFLGEVQARLQKPDQWEPRPLRFVPAPKNQRWEIDENERWRPERVKKIRSKSNPMSQKDQRKKDYIRPLAHVDLGDQVVATAILLCLADRVETRLGDPRLDVTRGNNRKKILAYGHRLLCDKVGESNLRNRWGSSKLYRGYFQDYRKFLERPRHVKNELKSRENKDLDVAVVQSDLSKFYDRVRPSMLHPKLREFQESSDESSFFDLAERVLNWRWHFSDRDRALRYAEANDIDDGFMEVVLPQGLVASGFFANIALIDLDQILKKKLVQQKLGDVTELEQLYLEDICYYVDDFRLVMSFPTSLSINEEDVRQHVIRTMNDLLSSEAHGLEIPDDEKTTATIETRENRLLVKQSQEAARIQKRASGVFDATLGTELIGAIESFFYRQQHYATSEIGKLDETLDGVPDMPDETVARFAAGRMRRTFRSLRPLLPDEEIPESMDEDQDTTESVPNFALTKSQLDERGKAFSSLLIGEWIRNPGHVRLLRIALDFYPSHQFLDKVLQLLRQGWKSPETRGSRREIMLYCLAELFRVGATETGMVPDVEVDSLPSEVSIEKYHERLVREAKSIVSAFITKSRSGTRFPWYLMQQVFLYLATRNQIPETVPTTDTRKGGVLLSDYWRLLKFIRSSVSYDLEQRSIFLVETITAFGIQEPDKLVSTSRVSRDYLLKVNSISPSVAKKLWTTASHGSGKDVRRLAIHLGLEPSENNGQSIIPLDGESPKKQTLSDLSPDAENPFHEEENLLLLAEYLLGQDSTIFAEPLVPAGIWFSLKHPKPKGYEFGKIEDDSIEHKSIIEYMTPFFNSPDWCVNTEDRQRFNTGLLLRYALRGSNEFLFNISKTRSRSYPRYTKPVSHWEQQRYAGYQGRDAFGPDWLPISQFTENLLFDLLRWPGAGVGHDIVPVHELLSTVSSQLEHIRKKRGQYTSTTILEQSAPLPHRPHEIRRDRALRIGIVQSVVPSFEHYNLHSDKPELCAHEIRSECRKHLSAIMAGVYQQLRVRESHISSPNERGINLLVFPELSIHPQDIDTYLRPFVQQYRCIVLLGQVYHHREQHPGSPIINSALWLIPDKSRSDGLQIKRIEQGKAHITEAERNLNPKPVGFRPAQWLINYHWQKEAEEEQPLRLTASICYDATDLALAADLRTRSDLYIICALNKDVGTFDRMAEAIHYHMFQGFILVNNGQFGGSSFFMPFKKPYEREVFHLHGQPQASIAFAEIDPLKLIKRPSQDFRDKPPKGKWKTPPAGLYNCERTDSSSNDLFKE